Proteins co-encoded in one Arachis hypogaea cultivar Tifrunner chromosome 11, arahy.Tifrunner.gnm2.J5K5, whole genome shotgun sequence genomic window:
- the LOC112723633 gene encoding uncharacterized protein: MAPKAITSPVPDSLYPTLSVLTLAIGLVLTASFFIYEATTSRKTRSLAQELTTGAVASVFLGFGSLFLLIACGVYV; encoded by the exons ATG GCTCCGAAAGCAATAACGAGTCCTGTCCCAGATTCATTGTACCCGACCCTCTCCGTTCTTACTCTCGCCATTGGTCTCGTCTTAACTGCATCTTTCTTCAT TTACGAAGCAACAACTTCCCGGAAGACCCGTTCCCTTGCTCAGGAGCTAACAACCGGGGCAGTGGCATCAGTTTTCTTG GGTTTTGGATCCTTGTTCCTCCTAATTGCTTGCGGCGTTTATGTCTGA